In one Fusarium keratoplasticum isolate Fu6.1 chromosome 5, whole genome shotgun sequence genomic region, the following are encoded:
- a CDS encoding Cyclic nucleotide-binding domain-containing protein, with protein MSYRVWKQVERTFERLTQGKNSIEEDHPAHGILPDRTKNELISEPYEYAALDGGPDSIRLLELPPGTRQDDIACNLVEYSLDSRLQEYDALSYVWGDKTKLTPIQIKDCTLMVTTNLRTALLNIRRLDQPCTIWVDAVCIDQNSVLEKNHQVSIMADIYRNAARTIVWMGDSRPAYTAKAFAMVDELAAEAISRQHPSMDIDPYNPTLAMLQLKLTESPLFDRFRDDFSILHIACAEWWFRAWTAQEILLASEAVIMAGTFTIDWGRFSAGIRYGLALGIWNPVTLGIIVDPIVIPYLSTHALWEQRQRPSTTTPEQTLLGLLVQCRFRQASDPRDKVYALLGLIDAGADADADNSAGSFAIEADYRLSTSHVYCHAARKLLLQSGNLNVLGACTPTTNLELPSWVPDWSAPSGPCPLMHDARGRLRQTHACCGTKATPRFIEDNRLLVLEGHEVMTITHLSPVLHRLQRDSSGFKPIKAGDTLMARLASLGQLFMLVMAIYWELSSVVPHLATFWDWEAFAQESVVSSKSSQDTSSTGPGFEDGYDPLVVYWQTLCVGTFASGGRHATAQLFYSWRSSLRPVFHLRQWRVDSMFRPLAFLGYVMRTWRDYSEFASLLEPVYERRLGRGENGFLALLPGEAEVGDRIVLVKGGRVPLLLRRDEEGMYRLVGEAYVHGIMDGEMFEEAKCVEIKVR; from the exons ATGTCATACCGTGTGTGGAAGCAAGTAGAGAGAACCTTTGAAAGATTGACTCAGGGGAAGAATAGCATTGAGGAGGATCACCCCGCACATGGGATCTTGCCA GATCGTACCAAGAACGAACTAATCAGTGAGCCGTATGAGTATGCAGCCCTAGACGGCGGACCTGACTCGATCCGCCTGCTTGAGCTGCCCCCGGGAACCCGCCAGGACGATATCGCCTGCAACTTGGTTGAATACTCGTTGGATAGCCGGCTCCAGGAATATGACGCATTGAGCTATGTCTGGGGCGATAAAACTAAACTGACACCTATACAAATTAAGGACTGCACCCTCATGGTCACGACGAATCTCCGGACCGCCTTGCTCAATATCCGGAGGTTGGACCAGCCATGCACGATTTGGGTCGACGCCGTCTGCATCGACCAGAACAGTGTGTTGGAGAAAAACCACCAGGTTTCCATCATGGCAGACATCTATAGAAACGCTGCTCGCACTATCGTGTGGATGGGAGACAGCCGTCCTGCGTACACGGCAAAGGCGTTTGCCATGGTCGATGAGCTCGCAGCTGAGGCCATCTCTCGGCAACACCCTTCCATGGACATCGACCCCTACAATCCGACTCTGGCAATGCTGCAACTAAAGCTGACAGAGAGTCCGCTCTTCGACCGCTTCAGAGACGACTTTAGCATCCTCCACATCGCCTGTGCCGAGTGGTGGTTTCGCGCTTGGACGGCCCAGgagatcctcctcgcctcagAGGCTGTCATCATGGCGGGCACGTTTACCATAGACTGGGGCCGCTTCTCAGCTGGCATTAGATACGGGCTCGCTCTTGGTATCTGGAACCCTGTGACGCTTGGGATAATTGTCGACCCCATCGTAATACCTTATCTGTCAACACATGCTTTGTGGGAGCAGAGGCAGCGGCCATCGACTACGACGCCAGAGCAGACTTTGCTGGGACTGCTGGTTCAATGCCGTTTTAGACAAGCCTCAGATCCTAGAGACAAGGTCTACGCTCTATTGGGGCTTATAGACGCAGGCGCAGACGCAGATGCAGACAACTCGGCTGGTTCCTTTGCGATTGAGGCTGACTACAGACTGTCGACTAGCCATGTGTACTGCCATGCTGCCCGGAAGCTGCTACTGCAATCGGGTAACCTCAACGTTCTTGGAGCATGCACTCCAACGACCAACCTGGAGCTGCCATCTTGGGTCCCCGACTGGAGTGCACCAAGCGGCCCTTGCCCTCTCATGCATGACGCTCGAGGAAGATTGCGTCAGACTCACGCATGCTGCGGTACTAAGGCGACGCCCCGCTTCATTGAAGACAACCGTTTACTCGTACTCGAGGGCCATGAAGTCATGACCATCACGCATCTCTCGCCCGTCCTGCATCGTCTCCAACGAGACAGTAGcggcttcaagcccatcaaggctggcgaTACACTCATGGCGCGCTTGGCCTCTCTGGGCCAGCTGTTTATGCTCGTTATGGCAATCTATTGGGAGCTATCGTCGGTTGTCCCACACTTGGCCACCTTCTGGGACTGGGAAGCATTTGCGCAGGAATCTGTAGTATCGTCAAAGAGCAGCCAAGACACGTCGTCCACTGGCCCAGGGTTTGAGGACGGTTACGACCCGCTCGTCGTCTACTGGCAGACGCTCTGCGTAGGTACCTTCGCCTCTGGTGGCCGCCACGCGACAGCCCAGCTCTTTTACTCGTGGCGGTCCAGTCTGCGACCCGTTTTCCACTTGCGTCAATGGCGTGTGGACAGCATGTTCCGTCCCTTGGCCTTTCTGGGGTACGTCATGCGCACGTGGCGCGACTACAGCGAGTTTGCGAGTTTGCTGGAGCCCGTGTACGAACGGCGACTGGGGCGTGGCGAGAATGGGTTCTTGGCTCTGCTTCCAGGGGAGGCAGAGGTAGGAGACAGAATTGTCCTCGTGAAGGGGGGGAGAGTGCCTTTGTTACTGAGGAGAGATGAGGAGGGGATGTATAGACTTGTAGGAGAGGCGTATGTGCATGGGATTATGGATGGGGAGATGTTTGAGGAGGCGAAGTGTGTAGAGATTAAGGTGAGGTAA